A single region of the Lycium barbarum isolate Lr01 chromosome 2, ASM1917538v2, whole genome shotgun sequence genome encodes:
- the LOC132627975 gene encoding uncharacterized protein LOC132627975 gives MSSSPELRKILGPGGNRVRDAEEQKRNKEGMKKPVRMPKTSLPLQSNGSVDSSSSDTSIKKVVNSKRRVVERTKKPAKVVPHHGVEVVETLSLSSVVSVPVKRCDWITTNSEPLYISFHDEEWGNPIYDDTKLYELLALSQALAEMTWPAMLNKRHIFRKLFDNFDPSSLANINEKRLRSLTESGKSLLSEPKIRAIVENAKHFQKIQREFGSFSNYCWRFVNHKPIKSGFRYARQVPAKTPKSELMSKDLMKRGFVCVGPTVVYSFMQVAGIFNDHLVTCFRYNECNNNNVKEHSQTKLVKTDTQGWDPAEKNTHMSHDHLSLT, from the exons ATGTCATCTTCACCGGAGCTCCGAAAAATACTCGGGCCGGGTGGGAACCGGGTCAGAGATGCAGAAGAACAGAAAAGAAACAAGGAAGGAATGAAGAAACCTGTTAGAATGCCAAAGACAAGTTTGCCCTTGCAGAGTAATGGATCAGTTGATAGCTCTTCATCGGACACGTCAATTAAGAAAGTTGTGAATTCAAAGAGAAGAGTTGTTGAAAGGACGAAGAAACCTGCTAAAGTTGTTCCTCATCATGGAGTTGAAGTAGTTGAAACTTTGTCTTTGTCTTCAGTGGTTTCAGTTCCTGTTAAACGCTGTGATTGGATAACAACTAACTCgg AACCCCTGTATATATCATTCCATGACGAAGAATGGGGAAACCCAATTTATGACGACACAAAACTATATGAACTACTTGCCTTATCACAAGCATTGGCAGAAATGACATGGCCTGCAATGCTTAATAAGAGACACATATTCAG GAAGTTGTTTGATAACTTTGATCCATCATCTCTTGCAAATATTAATGAAAAAAGGTTGCGGTCATTAACAGAAAGTGGAAAGTCATTGCTCTCTGAACCAAAGATTCGTGCAATTGTAGAGAACGCAAAGCATTTCCAGAAG ATTCAGCGGGAGTTTGGGTCCTTTAGCAACTACTGCTGGCGTTTTGTAAATCACAAGCCAATAAAAAGTGGATTTCGCTACGCACGTCAAGTACCGGCTAAAACACCAAAATCAGAACTTATGAGCAAGGACTTGATGAAAAGGGGCTTCGTTTGCGTGGGACCAACAGTAGTCTATTCATTCATGCAAGTGGCAGGGATATTTAATGATCATCTCgttacatgcttcagatacaatGAATGTAACAACAATAATGTCAAAGAGCATTCACAAACGAAGTTAGTAAAGACAGATACACAAGGCTGGGACCCTGCTGAGAAGAACACACATATGAGTCATGACCATTTGAGTTTGACATAG
- the LOC132629134 gene encoding uncharacterized protein LOC132629134 gives MGGQFPKVDWRRLTCNNHSCPKWTFILQLALMERLATKDRLLKWGIIDSATCPLCDNMDESHNHLFFECSYSMRVWTKLLKWQSITRTVRRWQEEKSWATSNASGRSVQADIYRMCLAGAVYHIWLERNARVFSQGQKEDKALVKQIIQEVFVRASMNRKIAAKLAQMNYYP, from the coding sequence ATGGGGGGTCAGTTCCCTAAAGTTGACTGGAGGAGACTCACGTGCAACAATCACAGCTGCCCAAAATGGACTTTCATTCTGCAATTGGCGTTAATGGAAAGGCTGGCCACAAAGGACCGACTATTGAAATGGGGAATAATAGATTCAGCTACCTGCCCTCTATGTGATAACATGGATGAGAGCCATAATCATTTATTTTTTGAGTGCTCCTATTCGATGAGAGTATGGACTAAACTCCTGAAATGGCAAAGCATAACTAGGACTGTAAGACGATGGCAAGAAGAGAAATCGTGGGCAACTAGCAACGCATCTGGTCGAAGTGTGCAGGCAGATATCTATAGGATGTGTCTAGCTGGGGCTGTTTATCATATATGGCTCGAAAGAAATGCTCGAGTGTTCTCACAAGGACAAAAGGAAGACAAGGCTTTGGTCAAACAGATTATCCAGGAAGTTTTTGTTCGTGCATCCATGAATAGGAAGATTGCTGCCAAGTTAGCCCAAATGAATTACTATCCTTGA
- the LOC132629133 gene encoding peroxisomal membrane protein 11A-like codes for MLCYPIADRNFYLKDTSSYFLYLVSQLLFTYFEAGLIDKKNLNGLAKISVRCEFIGYIGSVSLKVKELRNINEDEECLLSTIGVSIIRGIGYAEEEAKLRFKKLMKRLSVIQDFADGLMALADIRDGKGLLSAPLLLPLAGLLSALISTRKNWISC; via the exons ATGTTATGTTATCCCATTGCAGATAGAAATTTCTATCTGAAAGATA CTAGTAGCTATTTCTTGTACTTGGTTTCGCAA CTGTTGTTTACATATTTTGAAGCTGGGTTAATTGATAAGAAGAATTTGAATGGTTTAGCGAAGATTAGTGTGCGGTGTGAGTTTATTGGATATATTGGTAGTGTGAGTTTGAAAGTTAAGGAATTAAGAAATATTAATGAAGATGAGGAGTGTTTGCTTTCGACTATTGGGGTTTCGATTATTAGGGGAATTGGGTATGCTGAGGAAGAAGCGAAATTGAGGTTTAAAAAGTTGATGAAGAGATTATCAGTAATTCAAGATTTTGCTGATGGGCTAATGGCTTTAGCTGATATTAGGGATGGTAAAGGTTTGCTTTCTGCACCGTTGTTGTTGCCATTGGCGGGTTTGTTGTCAGCTCTTATTAGCACGCGTAAGAATTGGATTTCTTGCTGA
- the LOC132627970 gene encoding NEDD8-conjugating enzyme Ubc12 — protein MIRLFKVKEKQREEAENANGKPPVKKQSAGELRLHKDISELNLPKTCSISFPNGKDDLMNFEVTIRPDEGYYMGGTFTFSFSISPIYPHEAPKVKCKTKVYHPNIDLEGNVCLNILREDWKPVLNINTIIYGLYHLFTEPNHEDPLNHEAAAVLRDNPKLFESNVRRAMHGGYVGQTFFTRCM, from the exons ATGATCAGGTTGTTTAAAGTAAAAGAAAAGCAGAGAGAAGAAGCTGAGAATGCAAATGGAAAGCCACCAGTCAAGAAACAAAGTGCAGGAGAGTTGCGTCTTCATAAAG ATATAAGTGAGCTAAATCTACCCAAAACATGTAGCATATCATTTCCCAATGGAAAAGATGACCTCATGAACTTTGAAGTCACCATTCGGCCTGACGAAGGATATTATAT GGGTGGCACATTTACGTTCTCTTTCAGTATATCTCCAATATATCCTCATGAGGCCCCAAAGGTTAAGTGCAAGACAAAG gtTTACCACCCTAATATTGACTTGGAAGGAAATGTGTGTCTCAACATTCTTCGAGAAGACTGGAAACCTGTGCTCAACATTAACACCATTATCTATGGCTTATATCATCTGTTCACg GAGCCGAATCATGAGGATCCCCTCAATCACGAAGCAGCTGCTGTGTTGAGAGACAACCCGAAGTTGTTCGAGTCCAATGTCAGAAGGGCAATGCATGGAGGCTATGTCGGGCAAACATTCTTTACCCGTTGCATGTGA
- the LOC132627972 gene encoding protein BRASSINAZOLE-RESISTANT 1-like, which yields MMWESPESSSAAAGGGGSGGGAVASGGAGRRKPSWRERENNRRRERRRRAIAAKIYSGLRAQGNYDLPKHCDNNEVLKALCAEAGWIVEPDGTTYRKGCRPTPMEIGGTSANITPSSSRHPSPPSSYFASPIPSYQPSPTSSSFPSPSRGDANLPPHPFAFLHNSIPSSLPPLRISNSAPVTPPLSSPTRHPKQTFNLETLARESMSALNIPFFAASAPTSPTRGQRFTPATIPECDESDTSTIDSGQWMSFQKYGANGVPMSPTFNLIKPPAQRIPSNDMIIDKGKSIEFDFENVSVKAAWEGEKIHEVGLDDLELTLGHGSGRM from the exons atgatgTGGGAGTCGCCGGAAAGTTCTTCTGCGGCGGCGGGCGGTGGTGGAAGTGGTGGAGGAGCGGTGGCAAGTGGTGGTGCTGGTAGGAGGAAACCATCATGGAGAGAAAGAGAGAATAATAGGAGAAGAGAAAGGAGAAGAAGGGCAATTGCAGCTAAGATTTATAGTGGCTTAAGAGCACAAGGGAATTATGATCTTCCTAAACATTGTGATAATAATGAAGTTCTTAAAGCTCTTTGTGCTGAAGCTGGATGGATTGTTGAACCTGATGGCACTACTTATCGCAAG GGATGCAGGCCAACTCCAATGGAGATTGGAGGCACGTCAGCCAACATTACTCCAAGTTCTTCACGACATCCAAGTCCCCCATCTTCATACTTTGCTAGCCCAATTCCCTCTTACCAACCCAGTCCAACATCCTCGTCTTTCCCTAGTCCATCACGTGGCGATGCCAACTTGCCACCTCACCCGTTTGCATTTCTCCATAATTCCATTCCTTCGTCGCTACCACCTTTACGAATATCGAACAGTGCCCCTGTAACGCCACCTCTTTCATCACCAACTAGACACCCTAAGCAAACATTTAATCTTGAGACTCTGGCCAGAGAATCGATGTCTGCTTTGAATATCCCTTTCTTTGCTGCTTCAGCCCCAACTAGTCCAACTCGAGGTCAGCGATTCACTCCTGCCACTATACCAGAATGCGATGAATCTGATACGTCCACTATTGATTCTGGCCAGTGGATGAGCTTTCAAAAGTATGGAGCCAATGGGGTCCCAATGTCTCCGACTTTTAATCTTATTAAACCTCCAGCTCAGAGAATTCCTTCAAATGATATGATCATCGACAAGGGTAAGAGTATAGAGTTTGACTTTGAGAATGTATCAGTGAAGGCTGCATGGGAAGGAGAAAAGATTCACGAGGTTGGTTTAGATGATTTGGAGCTCACACTCGGACATGGGAGTGGTCGGATGTGA
- the LOC132627977 gene encoding hydroquinone glucosyltransferase-like: MAIAEEIKNPHVAFLPSPGMGHITPLFEFAKRLVINHNFHVSFFVITTNASTAQNELFRPDNLPSDFHVIEIPPVENMSSFFTDDMRVVTQLAIMVRESLKHLPSLLMTHRPKALIIDLFCTDAFEICKKLEIPVYSFFTASTILMTFSLYLPTLDREVEGEFVDLPEPIQTPGCNPICPHDVLDQVKDRKNEEYKWYLLHVSRLPSAAGIFVNSWDDLEPVSLKALKENLFFQNIPVPPIHAIGPLIKQDEVITEKGAEILAWLDNQPPDSVLFVVFGSGGTLTSKQLIELAWGLEMSQQRFILVARMPSDASASAAFFNVGSDENDPLLYLPEGFVKKTEGRGLVVPSWAPQVAILNHPSTGSFLSHCGWNSTLESIAHGVPIIAWPLYAEQRMNATVLAEEVGVAMKFPVVPCEELISRKEIEKVVRIVMEGEKGKAMRRKGKELKESAKIALSKGGSSYESLCSVLQFWKSQ, from the exons ATGGCTATAGCAGAAGAAATCAAGAATCCTCACGTTGCATTCCTCCCAAGTCCTGGCATGGGACACATCACCCCACTCTTTGAGTTCGCTAAACGCCTAGTCATCAACCACAACTTCCACGTCAGCTTCTTCGTCATCACTACCAACGCATCCACCGCACAAAACGAACTTTTCCGACCAGACAACCTCCCATCCGACTTCCACGTCATCGAAATCCCGCCTGTCGAAAACATGTCTTCATTTTTCACTGATGATATGAGAGTAGTCACACAGTTAGCTATCATGGTCCGAGAATCACTCAAACACCTCCCTTCACTCTTAATGACACATCGACCAAAAGCTTTAATTATTGATTTGTTTTGTACTGATGCTTTTGAAATATGCAAAAAGCTTGAGATTCCTGTTTACTCATTCTTCACTGCTTCTACCATTTTAATGACGTTCTCTTTGTACCTGCCGACGCTTGATAGGGAAGTTGAAGGAGAGTTTGTTGATCTTCCTGAACCTATTCAAACTCCTGGATGTAATCCAATATGCCCTCACGACGTCCTAGATCAG GTAAAAGACAGGAAAAATGAGGAGTACAAATGGTATTTACTTCACGTCAGCAGGTTGCCGTCAGCCGCCGGAATATTTGTCAACAGTTGGGATGATCTTGAACCTGTGTCCCTTAAAGCTCTCAAAGAaaatttatttttccaaaatataCCTGTTCCTCCAATTCATGCAATCGGGCCTTTGATCAAACAAGATGAAGTTATTACAGAAAAGGGTGCTGAGATTTTAGCGTGGCTGGATAATCAGCCACCTGATTCTGTTCTCTTTGTGGTTTTTGGTAGTGGTGGCACTTTGACTAGTAAACAACTTATTGAGTTAGCTTGGGGTCTCGAAATGAGTCAACAAAG GTTCATCTTGGTGGCGCGTATGCCAAGTGATGCAAGTGCCTCAGCAGCATTTTTCAACGTGGGCAGCGATGAAAATGATCCATTACTCTACTTGCCCGAAGGATTCGTGAAGAAAACGGAAGGAAGGGGTTTGGTGGTCCCCTCTTGGGCCCCACAAGTAGCAATTCTCAATCACCCATCAACCGGTTCATTCCTGTCACACTGTGGATGGAATTCGACTTTAGAGAGCATAGCCCACGGCGTGCCAATTATTGCGTGGCCGCTTTATGCCGAACAAAGGATGAACGCCACCGTTTTAGCGGAGGAAGTCGGCGTGGCGATGAAGTTCCCGGTAGTTCCCTGCGAGGAGTTAATTAGCCGGAAAGAGATAGAAAAAGTGGTTAGAATTGTAATGGAAGGAGAAAAAGGCAAGGCTATGAGAAGGAAAGGAAAAGAGCTCAAAGAAAGTGCTAAAATTGCACTAAGCAAAGGAGGCTCATCTTATGAATCGCTTTGTAGTGTTCTTCAGTTTTGGAAATCTCAGTGA
- the LOC132627976 gene encoding peroxisomal membrane protein 11A-like, translating to MEPKTSPISSSQPKHQNPNPKNKDFLIHLEAYLSKRDGVDKLLKISRYATKIILSSSVIPDSVPLSHRLKSFESNVGVSRKAFRLGKFVQDVNALRLASVSSKEELILTFLAYGGEGLYYFVEQFVWLGKAGLIDKKNLSNLQKISAWCEFIGYIGSVSLKVRELRNIKEDEECLLSTIEVSIIRGIGYAEEEEKLRKLRFKKLMKRLSVIQDFADGLMCLADIRDGKGLLSAPLLLSSAGLLSALISTHKNWISC from the coding sequence ATGGAACCCAAAACTTCCCCCATCTCGTCTTCACAACCCAAACACCAAAACCCTAACCCTAAAAACAAAGATTTCCTAATCCATCTCGAAGCTTACCTCTCCAAACGTGACGGCGTTGACAAATTACTCAAAATCAGCCGTTACGCAACCAAAATAATCCTCTCATCTTCCGTTATCCCTGACTCCGTTCCGTTATCTCACCGTTTAAAATCCTTCGAATCAAACGTTGGTGTTAGCCGTAAAGCATTTCGTTTAGGGAAATTCGTGCAAGACGTTAATGCACTCCGTTTAGCTTCCGTTAGTTCAAAAGAAGAGTTAATATTAACGTTTTTAGCTTATGGTGGTGAGGGGTTGTATTATTTTGTTGAGCAATTTGTTTGGTTGGGTAAAGCTGGGTTAATTGATAAGAAGAATTTGAGTAATTTACAAAAGATTAGTGCTTGGTGTGAGTTTATTGGGTATATTGGAAGTGTGAGTTTGAAAGTTAGGGAGTTGAGAAATATTAAAGAAGATGAAGAGTGTTTGCTTTCGACGATTGAGGTTTCGATTATTAGGGGAATTGGGTATGCTGAGGAAGAGGAGAAATTGAGGAAATTGAGGTTTAAAAAGTTGATGAAGAGATTATCAGTAATTCAAGATTTTGCTGATGGGTTAATGTGTTTGGCTGATATTAGGGATGGTAAAGGTTTGCTTTCTGCACCGTTGTTGTTGTCGTCGGCGGGGTTGTTATCAGCTCTTATTAGCACACATAAGAATTGGATTTCTTGCTGA